A genomic segment from Deinococcus sp. YIM 77859 encodes:
- the tatC gene encoding twin-arginine translocase subunit TatC, whose product MRQEQDLKSAPLLDHLEELRRRLLLSVVFLAVGMAVAFQYRLQLIELIKGPLQYSEQYQHGNVQLVTVNLTDQFLLSLNLSFWAGLALALPLILWQVWAFIAPGLYPHERRWALPFIVGAGLSFVLGAAFGYTFVLPAMVRFLLDFLGGTVEQMQSLANYIGTVTTFLIAFGLAFELPILAVILTRIGLVNHVMLRRAWRVALVGVMLLAALITPTPDPMNMLLVALPLYALYELGVLLSRVFRVIPPEETPALGA is encoded by the coding sequence ATGCGGCAGGAACAGGACCTCAAGAGCGCGCCACTCCTCGACCACCTCGAAGAGCTGCGCCGGCGCCTCCTCCTCAGCGTGGTGTTCTTGGCGGTCGGGATGGCCGTGGCCTTTCAGTACCGCCTCCAGCTCATCGAGCTGATCAAGGGGCCCCTCCAGTATTCGGAGCAGTACCAGCACGGCAACGTTCAGCTCGTCACCGTGAACCTGACCGACCAGTTTCTGCTCAGCCTTAACCTGTCGTTCTGGGCGGGGCTGGCGCTGGCGCTCCCCCTGATCCTGTGGCAGGTATGGGCCTTTATCGCCCCCGGCCTCTACCCGCACGAACGGCGCTGGGCGCTTCCCTTTATCGTGGGAGCAGGGCTGTCCTTTGTGCTTGGTGCGGCCTTTGGGTACACATTTGTGCTGCCCGCGATGGTTCGCTTCCTGCTCGATTTTCTGGGCGGCACCGTAGAACAGATGCAGAGCCTGGCGAACTACATCGGGACGGTCACGACCTTTCTCATCGCCTTTGGCCTCGCCTTTGAACTCCCCATCCTGGCCGTGATTCTCACGCGCATCGGACTGGTCAACCACGTGATGCTGCGCCGGGCCTGGCGCGTGGCGCTCGTCGGGGTGATGCTGCTGGCCGCCCTGATCACGCCCACCCCCGACCCCATGAACATGCTCCTGGTGGCCCTGCCGCTCTACGCCCTGTACGAGCTGGGCGTGCTGCTCTCGCGCGTGTTCCGCGTCATTCCGCCCGAAGAGACCCCCGCGCTCGGCGCCTGA
- a CDS encoding twin-arginine translocase TatA/TatE family subunit, with product MSFGPLEIILILVVIALLFGARKLPELGRGMGQGIKEFKREVHGPVPPVTDVQARPLQPQDSAPTEVTRTADGHGVTERDQRA from the coding sequence ATGTCATTTGGACCCCTTGAAATCATCCTGATTCTCGTCGTGATCGCCCTGCTCTTCGGGGCGCGTAAACTCCCCGAGCTCGGCCGAGGCATGGGCCAGGGCATCAAAGAATTCAAGCGCGAGGTCCACGGACCGGTCCCGCCCGTGACCGATGTTCAGGCGCGGCCCCTTCAGCCGCAGGACAGCGCGCCCACGGAGGTGACCCGCACGGCCGATGGGCACGGGGTGACCGAGCGCGACCAACGCGCCTGA
- the tatA gene encoding twin-arginine translocase TatA/TatE family subunit produces the protein MPNIGAPEVLIILLVALLVFGPRKLPELGRGVGQALREFRRSTGQVTEELRAGLEAQPNRE, from the coding sequence ATGCCGAATATCGGTGCACCCGAAGTCCTGATCATTCTGCTGGTGGCCCTGCTGGTGTTCGGGCCGCGCAAGCTCCCCGAGCTCGGCCGGGGCGTGGGGCAGGCCCTGCGGGAATTCCGCCGCTCGACCGGACAAGTCACCGAAGAGCTGCGCGCCGGACTGGAGGCTCAGCCCAACCGCGAGTAG
- a CDS encoding RNA polymerase sigma factor, whose amino-acid sequence MTPPAEPTDETLLQRMAAGDEDALLELHRRYVRLLYGLGHRMLRQRDDVDVCVQDAFMNAWRHAARFDPTRASVKTWLVSIAHHRFLQQLRDRPEVGLELEDWDQPTVPTDPADRVLADRALQALEGEQRRLVELAYYRGYSHAELAALTGLPLGTVKSRLRAAVDRMRAALGAGTPEGKGGER is encoded by the coding sequence ATGACCCCACCCGCCGAACCCACAGACGAGACGCTCCTCCAGCGGATGGCGGCAGGCGACGAGGACGCGCTGCTGGAACTGCACCGGCGGTACGTGCGGCTGCTCTACGGCCTGGGTCACCGCATGCTGCGCCAGCGGGATGATGTGGACGTCTGCGTGCAAGACGCCTTTATGAATGCCTGGCGGCACGCCGCCCGCTTTGATCCCACACGGGCCAGCGTCAAGACCTGGCTGGTGAGCATCGCCCACCACCGCTTCCTTCAGCAGCTCCGAGACCGGCCCGAAGTGGGCCTGGAACTGGAGGACTGGGACCAACCCACGGTCCCCACCGATCCCGCTGATCGGGTGCTGGCCGACCGAGCCCTGCAGGCCCTGGAGGGCGAGCAGCGCCGTCTGGTGGAACTGGCCTACTACCGGGGATACTCTCACGCGGAGCTGGCGGCGCTGACCGGGTTGCCGCTCGGAACGGTGAAGTCACGCCTGCGGGCCGCCGTAGACCGCATGCGGGCGGCTTTGGGGGCCGGGACGCCGGAAGGGAAAGGAGGGGAGCGGTGA
- a CDS encoding anti-sigma factor domain-containing protein, with translation MKPDRDDLLAYALGTLPPAEAARVEAALAADPALRAELRADLDALSHLLDDLDPGAVTVPADAGERLLARVRAEGRLAPPLRETPRARPAPRRPSWRFSAGLALAAALALAIFLLSQVDEDAARRYARLPGAVVHPIEVNGTPLGTAVRLPDGRVYVGLTRPLEQDRTYQLWQIENGSPVSRGVFQEGLLLRLPPEATIAVSVEPRGGSPQPTTQPLFIQKL, from the coding sequence GTGAAGCCTGACCGTGACGACCTTTTGGCCTACGCGCTAGGCACGCTGCCCCCTGCGGAGGCCGCCCGAGTCGAGGCTGCGCTGGCGGCCGATCCGGCCCTGCGCGCGGAGCTGCGGGCCGACCTCGACGCCCTGAGTCACCTCCTGGACGACCTCGACCCAGGAGCAGTGACGGTGCCGGCAGATGCGGGTGAGCGCCTGCTCGCGCGCGTCCGGGCAGAAGGACGACTCGCCCCGCCGCTGCGGGAGACGCCAAGGGCACGGCCCGCACCCAGACGCCCGTCCTGGCGCTTTTCGGCGGGGCTGGCGCTGGCTGCTGCGCTGGCTCTGGCGATTTTCCTGCTTTCACAGGTCGATGAGGACGCGGCCCGCCGGTATGCGCGCTTGCCCGGAGCGGTCGTGCACCCCATCGAGGTCAACGGCACTCCTCTGGGAACGGCCGTACGTCTGCCGGACGGGCGGGTGTATGTCGGCCTGACCCGTCCGCTGGAGCAGGACCGCACCTACCAGCTGTGGCAGATCGAGAACGGCTCGCCCGTCTCCAGAGGAGTGTTTCAGGAGGGCCTGCTCCTCCGCCTGCCCCCAGAGGCCACCATTGCCGTGAGCGTTGAGCCGCGCGGCGGCAGCCCGCAGCCGACGACCCAGCCGCTCTTTATTCAGAAGCTCTGA
- a CDS encoding ferritin-like domain-containing protein, with product MSQDTQGMSTRRRFLGMAGMMGAGAVLSGCTNVLATNPTKPNLDAVIFNFALNLEYLEAAFYLAAVGRLDELTAAGGDASKVILPQGFTGRGGMTVPGLTGDLLAMAHEIADDELAHVKVIRQVLGSAAVAQPRLDLSGSFVAAGNAASNGAITNFNPYANPLFFLHGAFVFEDVGVSAYKGAARFLVDDRMGGNLENAAGILAVEAYHSGAIRTELYQRRNEQAAAGLTVAQVVQAISNLRDSVDGNDDRDQGITAGAGNPDYVPARSANIVLADQNGIAFSRTPRQVANIVFLEPNATKGGFFPDGLSGNSVTGDYSNLLKL from the coding sequence ATGAGTCAAGACACGCAGGGCATGAGCACGCGCCGCCGCTTCCTGGGCATGGCGGGCATGATGGGCGCGGGCGCGGTGTTGTCCGGCTGCACGAACGTGCTCGCCACCAACCCCACCAAGCCCAACCTCGACGCCGTCATCTTTAACTTTGCACTCAACCTGGAGTACCTGGAGGCGGCCTTTTACCTAGCTGCCGTGGGCCGCCTCGACGAGCTGACCGCGGCGGGGGGGGACGCGAGCAAGGTGATCTTGCCCCAGGGCTTTACAGGAAGGGGCGGCATGACCGTGCCTGGTCTGACCGGTGACCTGCTGGCGATGGCGCACGAGATCGCCGACGACGAACTGGCCCACGTCAAGGTGATCCGGCAGGTGCTCGGCTCCGCCGCGGTGGCCCAGCCCAGGCTCGACCTGAGCGGCTCGTTTGTCGCCGCCGGGAACGCAGCCTCGAACGGGGCGATCACCAACTTCAACCCCTACGCCAACCCGCTGTTCTTTCTGCACGGCGCCTTTGTGTTTGAAGATGTGGGCGTGAGCGCCTACAAGGGAGCCGCCCGGTTCCTGGTGGATGACCGGATGGGCGGCAACCTGGAGAACGCGGCGGGCATCCTGGCGGTTGAGGCGTACCACTCCGGGGCTATTCGCACCGAGCTCTACCAGCGCCGCAACGAGCAGGCCGCGGCGGGTCTGACGGTCGCCCAGGTCGTGCAGGCGATCAGCAACCTGCGCGACTCGGTGGACGGGAATGATGACCGCGACCAGGGCATCACCGCCGGTGCGGGGAACCCCGACTATGTGCCTGCCCGCAGCGCCAACATCGTCCTTGCCGATCAGAACGGCATCGCCTTCAGCCGCACGCCCCGCCAGGTGGCCAATATCGTGTTCCTCGAGCCGAATGCGACGAAGGGCGGCTTCTTCCCCGACGGCCTGAGCGGCAACAGCGTCACGGGAGACTACAGCAACCTGCTGAAGCTCTAA
- a CDS encoding SDR family oxidoreductase: MTLFRLDGRRALVTGGSKGIGLAAAQALTALGAEVTLVARGEEALRTAAAQLGARWAAADVGTPDGVQAAVEAARQAGPIDILVSNAGGPPPGLPSQMTEEAWRRGFELTFLSTVRLADAVLPAMREQRWGRIIAVTSLTVGRPALTLPVSNAMRAAVTNHLRTLALEVAAEGVTCNTVAPGYTATERLRALHADPAEAERLQHRIPARRFGQPGEVGAAVAFLATGEAGYITGQELLVDGGWSI, from the coding sequence ATGACCCTTTTCAGACTGGACGGACGGCGTGCTCTGGTGACGGGCGGCAGCAAGGGCATCGGGCTGGCTGCGGCACAGGCGCTCACGGCCCTGGGTGCCGAGGTCACCCTGGTGGCCCGGGGGGAGGAGGCGCTGCGCACCGCCGCGGCCCAACTCGGCGCACGCTGGGCCGCGGCGGATGTAGGCACTCCGGACGGCGTGCAGGCAGCGGTCGAGGCAGCGCGGCAGGCCGGGCCCATCGATATCCTGGTGAGCAACGCGGGAGGCCCGCCGCCCGGCCTGCCCAGCCAGATGACCGAGGAGGCGTGGCGACGGGGGTTCGAATTGACGTTCCTCTCCACCGTGCGCCTCGCCGACGCGGTGCTGCCGGCCATGCGCGAGCAGCGGTGGGGCCGCATCATCGCGGTGACCAGCCTGACGGTGGGGCGCCCCGCGCTGACGCTGCCCGTCAGCAATGCGATGCGCGCCGCCGTCACCAACCACCTGCGGACCCTCGCGCTGGAGGTCGCCGCCGAGGGGGTGACCTGCAACACCGTCGCGCCCGGCTATACCGCCACCGAGCGCCTCAGGGCCCTGCACGCCGACCCCGCCGAGGCCGAGCGCCTCCAGCACCGCATTCCTGCCCGCCGCTTCGGCCAGCCGGGCGAGGTGGGCGCGGCCGTGGCCTTTCTCGCCACGGGCGAGGCCGGGTACATCACCGGACAGGAACTCCTCGTCGACGGCGGCTGGAGCATCTGA
- a CDS encoding nucleotidyltransferase family protein, translating to MWNVLGGQPPEAHIRDYDLFSWDADTSYEGEDAVIRRANALFADLNARTEVRNQARVHLWFPQKHGLTRPPLRSAREGIEQFLMECTCVGVDARGELYAPFGLAACAPTPATTRPPCTRQRWPTTGSGGRGCGRQRPEEHRRA from the coding sequence GTGTGGAACGTGTTGGGCGGGCAGCCGCCGGAAGCGCACATCCGCGACTACGACCTGTTCTCCTGGGACGCCGACACCAGTTACGAGGGGGAAGACGCCGTGATCCGCCGCGCGAACGCCCTCTTCGCCGACCTGAACGCCCGCACCGAGGTCCGCAATCAGGCCCGCGTCCACCTGTGGTTCCCGCAGAAACACGGCCTGACCCGCCCTCCCCTGCGCAGCGCCCGTGAGGGCATCGAGCAGTTCCTGATGGAATGCACCTGCGTCGGCGTGGACGCGCGGGGCGAGCTGTACGCGCCGTTCGGGCTGGCCGCCTGCGCCCCAACCCCCGCAACCACACGCCCACCCTGTACGCGGCAAAGGTGGCCGACTACCGGCAGCGGTGGCCGTGGCTGCGGGAGGCAGAGACCTGAGGAACACAGACGGGCCTGA
- a CDS encoding ADP-ribosylglycohydrolase family protein: MDWPAPQDFVHGDPLPPPTEWARPGLVMFFNLECPGCVSRGIPFLKRLHAEFGDQVNLLALHTSRGHRLLPREDVEPTLMRFARDYAQLPFPVALDLGGDLARAWATEGTPHWLAFAPGGELLRSVYGSQENAQTRLQYLLEEVVGAGNLCSRHSIYPARVPAAVLQTLLSLTAADALGAATEFKTPAVIRARYGETLTDYQPGSVFGFAPGEATDDSQMTVATLLGYGQGRGIEEVLKALCAWLEAGPPDAGRLTRAALRHGTLDGGARAWTASGFQSAGNGGLMRVAAVWLAGFGGEDLAREAAAVTALTHADPRCVYASIFLTAFLEALHTGHPYRSAAEVALSVMDRLDARRTLLEAGILGLNTRAAHDAFRAQERAARAQIRARVRSGLEGHVSSQSGFVLDTLEAAVAHARADTWLAAVEPAVLRGDDSDTVACVVGAIAGARGLDVPPHLLPPLRLGHSWPGWKREWPCTEHFPAVLEGARDRG, encoded by the coding sequence ATGGACTGGCCTGCCCCTCAGGACTTCGTGCATGGCGACCCCCTTCCCCCGCCGACCGAGTGGGCACGGCCCGGCCTGGTGATGTTCTTCAACCTGGAATGTCCGGGGTGCGTCTCACGTGGGATTCCCTTCCTGAAGCGGCTGCACGCCGAGTTCGGAGACCAGGTGAACCTGCTGGCGCTGCACACCAGCCGCGGCCACCGCCTGCTGCCGCGGGAGGACGTGGAGCCGACCCTGATGCGGTTCGCGCGGGACTACGCCCAGCTCCCCTTTCCCGTCGCGCTTGACCTGGGGGGCGACCTCGCCCGCGCCTGGGCCACGGAGGGCACGCCCCACTGGCTGGCCTTCGCACCGGGCGGCGAGCTGCTGCGGAGCGTGTACGGCAGCCAGGAGAACGCGCAGACGCGGCTTCAGTACCTCCTGGAGGAGGTGGTGGGGGCAGGTAACCTCTGCTCGCGCCACTCTATCTATCCTGCTCGCGTGCCCGCTGCCGTTCTCCAAACGCTCCTCTCCCTGACCGCCGCCGACGCGCTGGGCGCCGCCACCGAGTTCAAGACGCCCGCAGTCATCCGTGCCCGGTACGGCGAGACCTTGACCGACTACCAGCCGGGCAGCGTCTTTGGCTTTGCCCCCGGCGAGGCGACCGACGATAGCCAAATGACCGTGGCAACCCTGCTGGGCTACGGGCAGGGCAGGGGGATAGAGGAGGTGCTGAAAGCCCTGTGTGCGTGGCTGGAGGCCGGGCCACCGGACGCGGGCCGCCTCACCCGTGCGGCGCTGCGGCACGGCACCCTTGACGGCGGTGCGCGCGCCTGGACCGCGAGCGGCTTTCAGAGTGCCGGGAATGGCGGCCTGATGCGTGTCGCGGCGGTATGGTTGGCGGGGTTCGGCGGAGAGGATCTGGCCAGGGAAGCGGCGGCCGTCACTGCGCTGACGCATGCCGACCCGCGCTGCGTGTACGCGAGCATCTTTCTGACCGCCTTTCTGGAGGCGCTCCACACAGGGCATCCTTACCGGAGTGCGGCGGAAGTGGCCCTCAGCGTCATGGACCGCCTCGATGCCCGCCGCACCCTGCTGGAAGCCGGCATCCTCGGCCTGAACACGCGGGCCGCCCATGACGCCTTCCGTGCTCAGGAGCGGGCGGCTCGCGCCCAGATCCGCGCCCGGGTCCGCTCGGGCCTGGAGGGGCACGTCTCCTCGCAAAGCGGGTTCGTGCTGGACACGCTAGAAGCCGCTGTCGCCCATGCCAGAGCCGACACCTGGCTTGCCGCCGTGGAACCCGCCGTGCTGCGCGGCGACGACAGTGACACGGTGGCCTGTGTCGTCGGAGCGATTGCCGGGGCACGCGGGCTGGACGTTCCCCCGCACCTCCTCCCACCGCTGCGCCTGGGGCACAGCTGGCCCGGCTGGAAGCGTGAATGGCCCTGCACCGAGCATTTCCCGGCCGTGCTGGAGGGCGCGCGTGACCGAGGCTGA
- a CDS encoding multidrug efflux SMR transporter, with translation MTAALALLCLAGAAGLDILANLLLKASDGFRRPLPGVAALALVLCAFGLLGLSLRAVPLSVAYAVWGGLGIVGAALLSRHLEGVRFTPRAWAGLALILGSVAVLHLGH, from the coding sequence ATGACCGCCGCGCTGGCTCTGCTGTGTCTGGCGGGCGCGGCGGGGCTAGACATCCTCGCCAACCTGCTGCTGAAGGCGTCGGACGGGTTTCGCCGCCCACTGCCGGGCGTGGCCGCACTCGCGCTGGTGCTGTGTGCCTTCGGCCTGCTGGGCCTCAGCCTGCGGGCGGTGCCGCTGAGCGTGGCCTATGCCGTCTGGGGCGGGCTGGGCATCGTCGGCGCGGCGCTGCTCAGCCGCCACCTGGAAGGGGTGCGCTTCACGCCGCGCGCCTGGGCGGGTCTGGCCCTGATTCTGGGCAGCGTGGCGGTGCTGCACCTGGGGCACTGA
- a CDS encoding multidrug efflux SMR transporter: MRAWIALFSAIACEVTGTLALKLFGLNTPWLAAAVTGSSIVLSYLLLSLAFRRIPVAVAFAIWEAVGLVAITLLGMWLLGDHLTKPQLLALGGLLLGARLLHGGTRAGGEA, from the coding sequence ATGCGCGCCTGGATCGCGCTGTTCTCGGCCATTGCCTGTGAAGTTACGGGCACGCTGGCCCTCAAACTGTTTGGCCTGAATACGCCCTGGCTGGCCGCGGCCGTCACGGGCAGTTCCATCGTTCTCTCGTACCTGCTGCTGTCGCTCGCGTTCCGCCGGATTCCGGTGGCGGTGGCCTTTGCCATCTGGGAAGCCGTGGGCCTCGTCGCCATCACGCTGCTGGGGATGTGGCTGCTGGGCGACCACCTGACAAAGCCGCAACTGCTGGCGCTGGGTGGATTGCTGCTGGGCGCGCGGCTGCTGCACGGCGGCACCCGTGCCGGGGGTGAAGCATGA
- a CDS encoding AzlC family ABC transporter permease → MTRSSAFLRETPASFWPAFWRGFRALVPLWLGIIPFAVAYAVTARAAGLSTWATQLMSLTVFAGASQFAAAGLFAGGASTLGIVATTFLLNARHVLYGLSLAREVPLTRPQRMLAAQFLTDEAYGVAVVNGTREPGGLSFGFVLGAELSLYVVWNLATFAGALAGGVLPDPAALGVGVVFPLAFLGLLVPLLVGREAVFVALVSGLAAWGLSRVLPGGLVVLLVGVGGALLGAGLVTRGERA, encoded by the coding sequence ATGACCCGCTCCTCCGCCTTCCTGAGGGAAACGCCCGCGTCCTTCTGGCCCGCGTTCTGGCGCGGCTTCCGAGCACTGGTGCCGCTGTGGCTGGGCATCATTCCCTTCGCAGTGGCGTATGCCGTCACGGCGCGGGCGGCGGGGCTCAGCACCTGGGCAACGCAGCTCATGAGCCTGACGGTCTTTGCGGGGGCCTCGCAGTTCGCGGCGGCGGGCCTCTTTGCCGGGGGGGCATCGACGCTCGGGATCGTCGCCACCACCTTTTTGCTCAACGCGCGGCACGTGCTGTACGGCCTGAGCCTCGCCCGAGAGGTGCCCCTCACCCGCCCGCAACGGATGCTCGCCGCACAGTTTCTGACCGACGAGGCCTACGGCGTGGCGGTGGTGAACGGGACCCGCGAGCCGGGCGGCCTCTCCTTCGGCTTCGTGTTGGGGGCTGAACTCAGCCTGTACGTGGTGTGGAACCTGGCGACGTTCGCCGGGGCCCTCGCGGGCGGCGTGCTGCCGGACCCCGCCGCGCTGGGGGTGGGCGTCGTTTTCCCGCTTGCCTTCCTGGGGCTGTTGGTGCCGCTGCTGGTGGGGCGTGAGGCGGTGTTTGTCGCGCTCGTCTCCGGCTTGGCGGCGTGGGGCCTTTCGCGCGTGTTGCCGGGCGGGCTGGTGGTGCTGCTCGTCGGGGTGGGCGGGGCGCTGCTGGGCGCTGGGCTGGTAACGCGGGGAGAGCGGGCATGA
- a CDS encoding AzlD domain-containing protein: MSVLVVIGLMWAVTYPVRLLGLSLGRLRLSPFWLAFLRFVPVSVFATLIVPDVLGSPEWPRRLIGCAVGGALLWRSRNLALGILGGFAAYWGARGAGL; the protein is encoded by the coding sequence ATGAGCGTCCTGGTGGTCATAGGGCTGATGTGGGCAGTCACGTACCCCGTGCGGCTGCTGGGTCTTAGCCTGGGCCGCCTGCGGCTGTCACCCTTCTGGCTGGCTTTCCTGCGCTTTGTGCCCGTCAGCGTGTTCGCCACGCTGATCGTGCCCGACGTGCTGGGGAGCCCCGAATGGCCCCGCCGTCTGATCGGGTGCGCCGTGGGTGGGGCGCTGCTGTGGCGCAGTCGGAATCTCGCGCTGGGGATTCTGGGGGGCTTCGCCGCGTACTGGGGGGCGCGGGGAGCGGGACTGTAG
- a CDS encoding PASTA domain-containing protein → MTGQAAVIDGKYQVVRELAREGHVTLSEVRAGEGVTRRVAWFDVASPAARQGFHAYRAALRAIAPAGLTDVVARPGAYYAVWQPVTGTPLAEVAAQPVKQEEVVQAVQALAARLAEHGYALSDADVVVEGRDVRVAYLRPAPEGRTPEEVTRLNAEALAPFTGVPVKRRRQPGAWLTFVPGLFFLGGAAYLGTQAGQIYLNPPVREVASVTGRPAQEAAAQLTASGFRVEYTLGDSGNVPIGAVIRQEPAAGTNLPVGRLVTLTVNNPPSLNVPKLEELTLEQARAALRDNALSLGKVIRVDGTLTKTPEGRIIAQAPEPGAAIQRGQSVQVMVSTGIRGKETWIADLTGLPFEAARKQIRLAGLVVHRVVQRPSDAPENTVLEQTPAPYVRVAVGSPVTLTVATARYSPPSQPTGSLPLPPPPPTAEGESAETNAGSAVAPDTSAEAPESPPAEAPLAPEEIPATPAADETAEPEAAPRSVRFRYVFPGDLPEGTYTISVRDADGEREIQGATDQTQLAGAVAEGNVDVRGDAVFVIRRNGEEYATVKP, encoded by the coding sequence ATGACGGGTCAGGCGGCGGTCATCGACGGGAAATACCAGGTCGTGCGAGAACTCGCGCGCGAAGGGCATGTGACCCTCAGCGAGGTTCGCGCGGGCGAGGGCGTCACCCGGCGTGTCGCGTGGTTTGACGTCGCCTCGCCCGCCGCTCGGCAGGGCTTTCATGCCTACCGTGCGGCCCTGCGCGCAATCGCTCCGGCAGGCCTCACCGATGTGGTCGCGCGTCCCGGGGCCTACTACGCGGTGTGGCAGCCCGTGACCGGCACACCGCTCGCGGAGGTTGCTGCGCAGCCGGTCAAACAGGAGGAGGTCGTGCAGGCGGTGCAGGCCCTGGCCGCACGGCTGGCCGAGCACGGCTACGCGCTTTCGGATGCGGATGTGGTGGTCGAGGGCCGCGACGTGCGGGTAGCGTACCTGCGCCCGGCCCCCGAAGGCCGCACGCCCGAGGAGGTTACCCGCCTGAACGCGGAGGCGCTCGCGCCCTTTACGGGTGTGCCGGTGAAGCGTCGGCGGCAGCCGGGCGCGTGGCTGACCTTTGTGCCGGGTCTGTTTTTTCTGGGTGGCGCAGCGTACCTGGGCACGCAGGCTGGGCAGATCTACCTCAATCCTCCGGTGCGCGAGGTGGCGAGCGTGACCGGCCGGCCCGCACAGGAGGCTGCGGCCCAGCTCACGGCATCGGGCTTCCGGGTGGAGTACACCCTGGGCGACTCGGGCAACGTGCCCATTGGCGCCGTGATCCGGCAGGAGCCCGCGGCGGGTACCAACCTGCCCGTGGGCCGCTTGGTGACGCTGACGGTCAATAACCCGCCCTCGCTGAACGTGCCCAAACTGGAGGAGCTCACGCTCGAGCAGGCGCGTGCTGCTCTGCGCGATAACGCCTTGTCGCTGGGCAAGGTCATCCGGGTCGACGGCACGCTCACCAAGACGCCTGAGGGCCGCATTATCGCGCAGGCGCCGGAGCCGGGCGCGGCCATTCAGCGCGGGCAGTCCGTGCAGGTGATGGTGTCGACCGGCATTCGCGGCAAGGAAACCTGGATCGCCGATCTCACCGGGCTGCCCTTTGAAGCGGCTCGCAAGCAGATCCGGCTCGCTGGGCTGGTCGTTCACCGAGTGGTCCAGCGCCCCAGTGACGCTCCCGAAAACACGGTGCTCGAACAGACGCCTGCGCCCTACGTGCGCGTGGCGGTGGGCAGCCCGGTGACCCTCACGGTCGCGACCGCCCGTTACAGTCCGCCCAGCCAGCCGACCGGAAGCCTGCCCCTTCCGCCGCCACCGCCCACCGCCGAGGGAGAGAGCGCGGAGACGAACGCCGGGTCAGCCGTGGCGCCCGACACTTCTGCTGAGGCTCCCGAGAGCCCGCCGGCAGAAGCGCCCCTTGCCCCCGAGGAGATCCCCGCGACGCCAGCGGCGGATGAGACCGCGGAACCCGAGGCTGCCCCCCGGTCCGTTCGCTTTCGCTACGTCTTTCCCGGCGACCTGCCGGAGGGCACCTATACGATCTCCGTGCGTGATGCCGACGGCGAGCGCGAGATTCAGGGCGCCACCGATCAGACGCAGCTTGCGGGCGCGGTCGCAGAGGGAAACGTTGATGTTCGCGGCGACGCGGTCTTTGTCATTCGGAGGAACGGCGAAGAGTACGCGACCGTCAAGCCGTAG